The following DNA comes from Flammeovirgaceae bacterium.
GCTCAACGGCATATCGGACATAAGGAGGTTTTTCTACCGGAACGAAATCCCTATTTATTTCATCAGTGCGACCAACTTCAACCTGTTGGGTGCCGATGAATGGATAAAAGGGTTTAAGTTCATTTGTTACATCGAATGTTTTGACGGGCTGCACCCTAATGTTTTTTCCCCTAAAGAAGAGTTGCCCCATGAAGAATTTCAAAGCATAGAAGACATCAACAACTACTTACTGGAACACAAAGAGGTAGTGGACTACATCAAAAACCGCGGGGGAAAGGGAAAAGCGCTCTTTCTCATGTTTGATGGGCGCACCGAAAAACTGGCCAGGAAATTAGGGCTGGAGGTTTGCTTTCCCTCGGCCCGGATGAGGAACTTCATGGACAACAAGGTAAACACCAACCGCATAGCCGAAAAAGCGGGCGTCCCCTGCGTCCCCTATTTGTTGTCAAAGGTGAAAAGCTATAAGCACCTTACGGCCATAAGCAAATCAAAGCTGGGCACCGACCTGGTGATACAAACACCCTTCGGTGACTCAGGGCACACCACTTTCTTCATTTCCAATGAAAGTGAATGGGAAAAATACGCGGACGAAATCGTGAAGGAAAAGGAAGTAAAAGTAATGAAGCGCATCAACTGCAGGGGGTCGGCCATAGAAGCCTGCGTGACCCGGCACGGCACCGTGGTGGCGCCCCTGATGACCGAACTGGTGGGCTTCAAGGAATTGACGCCATACAAAGGCGGATGGTGCGGCAACGAGATATACGCGGGGGCCTTTACGCCCTCCATCAGGGTCAAGGCCAGGAAATACACGCAACTCTTTGGCGACCAACTGAGAAAGGAAGGGTACCGCGGGTATTTTGAGTTGGATTTCCTGATCGACCAGGACACCCACCAGTTATACCTGGGGGAATTGAACCCCAGGATCACCGGGGCAAGTTCCATCACCAACCATGCGGTGTTCGCCCTCTCGGACATGCCCCTGATATTGTTCCATATGCTGGAA
Coding sequences within:
- a CDS encoding ATP-grasp domain-containing protein, which codes for MKKKKAPKSKSTAKATKKVATKARKPVKATKKAKKPSRKKVAAKARPKKKAPAVLNGISDIRRFFYRNEIPIYFISATNFNLLGADEWIKGFKFICYIECFDGLHPNVFSPKEELPHEEFQSIEDINNYLLEHKEVVDYIKNRGGKGKALFLMFDGRTEKLARKLGLEVCFPSARMRNFMDNKVNTNRIAEKAGVPCVPYLLSKVKSYKHLTAISKSKLGTDLVIQTPFGDSGHTTFFISNESEWEKYADEIVKEKEVKVMKRINCRGSAIEACVTRHGTVVAPLMTELVGFKELTPYKGGWCGNEIYAGAFTPSIRVKARKYTQLFGDQLRKEGYRGYFELDFLIDQDTHQLYLGELNPRITGASSITNHAVFALSDMPLILFHMLEWMKQPYKLSVNAINSRWFKPENIDSWGQLVIKYTEKEIKIITQAPRSGIYIMNPDGTIKFSRMDTHRRAVERENEAFFLRISRANDYFYEGADMGILVMRGRLMTDDFKLRPRAISWINAIKRSYAAVPFTPVKAPKPEAAEIGGFKMM